The Porites lutea chromosome 4, jaPorLute2.1, whole genome shotgun sequence genome contains a region encoding:
- the LOC140934321 gene encoding uncharacterized protein F54H12.2-like, translated as MSLNLFDIPNIDYRYEAKRWIPFKPANTGTRPILFTVPAGDDYYDLNETKLEIKVRMNTTGTGGLSNDETGASDGNDTKYVYCVNNFGHSLFNQMNVSFNGVLMTEQSNAYHQKAYLETLQNFNRQEGETTLAAQGWVTELNVLEELTPTNAGTNDKPNPNDWSGKTGLKALTSRLLGKAYHTFIIKPHIAVFKTGKCLVPNVQIDLELYLNDSNMFLFGTPDTTTTVNKKIPTLGDNDLFVTLWMKKVTLNASVYSRLQKERSLSKTKKVRYPVVRSEIRTYSFDGNSTRWSQDNVFLNKVPVKVIIGLMNSTNYNGSLKYYPYAYEKFGVTRVRQRIDGE; from the coding sequence ATGTCGCTGAATCTGTTTGACATTCCCAACATTGACTATAGGTATGAAGCCAAACGGTGGATTCCTTTCAAACCAGCTAATACTGGAACACGTCCTATTCTTTTTACTGTACCGGCAGGGgatgattattatgatttgaATGAAACCAAACTAGAAATCAAAGTGCGTATGAACACCACAGGGACAGGAGGACTTTCAAATGATGAAACAGGGGCTTCGGATGGTAATGACACCAAATATGTCTAttgcgtcaacaattttggtCATTCTCTCTTTAATCAAATGAATGTGTCTTTCAATGGAGTGTTGATGACAGAACAAAGCAATGCCTATCACCAGAAAGCTTACCTAGAAACCCTACAGAATTTTAATCGCCAAGAAGGAGAAACGACCTTGGCAGCTCAAGGATGGGTGACTGAACTCAATGTCCTTGAAGAATTAACCCCTACCAATGCAGGCACTAATGATAAACCCAACCCCAACGACTGGAGTGGAAAAACAGGCTTGAAAGCACTCACCAGTCGCTTACTCGGCAAAGCGTATCATACCTTTATCATCAAACCCCACATCGCGGTGTTCAAAACAGGCAAATGTTTGGTTCCTAACGTGCAGATTGATTTGGAATTGTATTTGAACGACAGCAACATGTTTCTGTTTGGTACCCCAGACACGACTACGACTGTCAACAAAAAGATTCCAACACTGGGAGACAATGATTTGTTTGTCACTCTATGGATGAAAAAAGTCACTCTCAATGCCTCTGTGTATTCCAGGctacaaaaagaaagaagtttGAGTAAAACCAAAAAAGTCCGCTACCCTGTAGTTCGAAGTGAAATCCGAACGTATTCGTTCGATGGAAACAGCACTCGTTGGTCTCAGGACAATGTCTTCTTGAACAAGGTTCCTGTCAAAGTCATTATCGGACTCATGAATTCCACGAATTACAATGGAAGTCTGAAGTATTACCCTTATGCCTATGAAAAGTTTGGTGTCACCAGAGTTCGACAACGAATTGACGGCGAATAA